The bacterium nucleotide sequence ACCTGCTTGAGCCTGAAAGAAATGTAGACGTTCCCCTGGAGGGGAGTGACCTTCGGGATCTTGTTCAGCTCCGCCGCGATCCGCGCGGAGAGCGCCGGCACGTCCACTTCAAGCTTTTGCAACAAGGGCCTCACCAGCCCCTCGCTCTGGTCGAGAAGCGACTGGAGAAGGTGCTCCGGTTCCACCTGCTGATTCCCGCGCGTCTCCGCCTGCTTTTGGGAATCGAGGACCGCTTCCTGGGCTTTGAGTGTCAGCTGATCGAGGCGCATCGTTTATTTGGCAAAAGCGAGAAAGACCGTCGAGTCCTCCCGCTTGATGAAAAGCCGGACAATCTCCCCCGTCTTCACCTTCTTCGAGGCGGCGATGTAGTCCGCCACGCCGTTGATCTTCTGTCCGTTGATCGAGAGTAGCACATCCCCGATCTGAACGCCCGCAATCTCCGCCTGGCTCCCCGACTCGACGTTCACGATCGAGACGCCCCGGTTGTCCTGCGCGAGCCCCATCTGGGCCGCCTCCTCCGGCGTCACGTCCCGGCACGTCAGCCCCAGCTCGGCGGACGAGGACTTGGCCCCGCCTTCGGCGACCTGATCGCCCTTGTCCATCTCACCCAGCGTGACCTGAAGAGACAGCTCCCTGCCCTCCCGCAGCACGCTCATGGCCGAGGTCTTGCCCACCGGTTCGCGCGCGACCATCGTCGGGAGGTCATGGGACTCCTCAATGGGTTTCCCCTCGAACGAGCGGATGACGTCGCCGCTCTTGAGCCCCGCCTTTTCCGCCGGGCTGTTGGGAAAGACGTTCGACACGAGGGCGCCCTTCTGATCGGGGAGATTGAACGACTTGGCGAGCTCCGGCGTGATGTCCTGAATGCCAACGCCCAGCCAGGCCCGCGTGACCCGGCCCTTGCTGATCAGCTGCGGAACCAGCTCTTTGGCCATGTTGATGGGGATGGCGAAACCGATTCCCTGGCCCGCCGCAACGATCGCCGTGTTGACGCCCACCACCTCGCCCTTGAGGTTGAACAGCGGTCCGCCCGAATTGCCGGGATTGATCGATGCGTCGGTCTGGATGAAGTCGTCGTAAGGCCCGGCCCCGATCACCCGCCCCTTGGCCGAAACGATGCCCGCCGTGACCGTATGATCGAGACCGAACGGGTTGCCCACGGCCATCACCCAGTCGCCGACCTGCACCTGGCTCGAATCCCCCAAAGTCGCAGCGGGCAGATTCGCGGCCGTGATCTTGATGACGGCCAGGTCGGTCTTGGAGTCGCTGCCCACGATCTTGCCGTCGTACTTCCGCTTTCCGTCCACCATCACCTGGATCTCGTCCGCCCCCTCAACCACGTGGTTGTTCGTGATGATGTATCCTTCGCTGTTGATGATGAAACCGGATCCGAGGCTTTTTTGAGGGGCGTCCATGCCCGGTCCGTCGAAGAAGTGCTCGAAGAAGTCGTCAAAGAACGGGTCCCGCGGCATTCGATGGAATCCCTGCGGCATGCGGCGGCGCGCGTTTTTCGTGGTACTGATGTTCACGACCGACGAGCTCACCCTCTTGGCCAGGTCGGAGAAGGTGGGCAGAGCCCCGAAAAAGGCCGCGGGCTGAACGGCGGGCGCCAGGGGTTGAGGCGCCGTCGAGACGGGTTTCTGTCCTTCTTGAAAGTACTCGACGGCCTTGACGCGCGAATCGCGGTCCAGTCCGATGACGGAGACCACACCGACCACCGCCCCCAAGATTCCGATGCCGATCGCTTTTGTCCAAGACCGACGCGTTTCCATAAAGCTCCTCCCGCTCACCCCTTGTTTCCCCGAAATCTACCGTTGTCGCTGACCCAATTGTAGT carries:
- a CDS encoding DegQ family serine endoprotease yields the protein METRRSWTKAIGIGILGAVVGVVSVIGLDRDSRVKAVEYFQEGQKPVSTAPQPLAPAVQPAAFFGALPTFSDLAKRVSSSVVNISTTKNARRRMPQGFHRMPRDPFFDDFFEHFFDGPGMDAPQKSLGSGFIINSEGYIITNNHVVEGADEIQVMVDGKRKYDGKIVGSDSKTDLAVIKITAANLPAATLGDSSQVQVGDWVMAVGNPFGLDHTVTAGIVSAKGRVIGAGPYDDFIQTDASINPGNSGGPLFNLKGEVVGVNTAIVAAGQGIGFAIPINMAKELVPQLISKGRVTRAWLGVGIQDITPELAKSFNLPDQKGALVSNVFPNSPAEKAGLKSGDVIRSFEGKPIEESHDLPTMVAREPVGKTSAMSVLREGRELSLQVTLGEMDKGDQVAEGGAKSSSAELGLTCRDVTPEEAAQMGLAQDNRGVSIVNVESGSQAEIAGVQIGDVLLSINGQKINGVADYIAASKKVKTGEIVRLFIKREDSTVFLAFAK